Part of the Salminus brasiliensis chromosome 2, fSalBra1.hap2, whole genome shotgun sequence genome, tctccagtccctgtagagaagtactgctaatgtAATAGGACAAGCTGAAGCATGAACCATGAACCTACTGCCACCATGCCTAGAGAGAAGCTAGGCATGTGggcttgagctgtggagcagtgcaactgtattctctgcaatgatggccAGTTAATACTTTTAGGATAAGATGAATGCCATctaattctcacagcaatgctcctcctaaactctagtagaagtcttcttccctggacagtagacactgttactccaacaaaaacaggatcctctctttttttaaatacccttgatttcagaagaaacaatgaatgacaggtgtcccaatacttttgtcaatatagcgtATGACTACGTATGTGAAATGCTGCTGAAACGAGCAGtgatttgtttactttttttgtaaattatgttTGCTACATTATAAAAAGGGTGGGTTAAGATAATCCAATTAGTACAAGAAAGAAAGTAACAAACATCCTAAAGCTTCTCTCTAGGAGAGTTGACATTTATTATACTTATATACACAATTCCTGTACATACATCAAGGAGTCAGCACTCATGCCATTGCTCTTCAAAGAAGTCATCAAAGAAGTCCTTTCACACTCGTGCCTTTACAGATTCTTTTCTTAAACCCATGAGCAGCGGAATGCTGAAAAAACGGAAAGAGTCCAAGTCAAGAGCACACTGTGGTTCACAATATCCATCATCCAACAGGAAGAGCAGTCGTGACCAAGatcaatgcaaaaataaaaagcagtCCTAACTACAATGTTCCTTTGCCCTTTACAGCATGCTTACTCAAACAGCCAAGTCCCCACGGGCTGCTGCTTGTTTTTTGACTCTGAGGGTCAATCTGTCACATTTAGGGCAATGATGTCTTGTCCTGTAGCTTgggcactgctgctgctgatggagtgtGTGACTGAGGCTGGGGCTAGGGTCACTCTGTGACGCTGACAGATTGGCTGTTGTAGTCGGTGGAGTCCATTTTTAGGATGTAGGGAATAATGCTGTCGATTTGGACGTTCCCAATCAACCCAGCGAAGAACAGCTCCTCAGTTATGGCTGCGCTCATCAGACGCAGCGCAGGCAAGCGTAGCAGCAGCTttgacagactgagagagagacagagagagagaggaatactGATTTTTACTGAGGCTTtttaatgtccaaatgtttgcagacactcCATCcaataaacacattcagctacctCAAGTTTAATTTTAGCTACAATAATGTGGCATAGCTTCTCCTCAAAacaaaatatgtgtgtgtattgaagCTTTTTTAGTTGAGTAAAAATTAATCTATTAACCTTCCTTAGGCTCAAGAAGCTGACTGAGTAGCATTTCTCCTGATATCAAGCTGTTCAGGGAGAACTGAATTAAACAGTGCCAAAAATGTGAGACTTCAGTATTCAACTAAAATTACATATGTGAATAATATTCACTATAACTGTTCCTACACCAGTCAGTGTAAACTCTGCAAGCTAAGCAGGCTAACAGGAAATACAGTTCAATACCGTTTACCTCAAACAGTGACGCTTTAATATGGAATTCAGATGCTGTGAGGTTGTCACAGGTATGcgtatattgtgtattttacaCCAGGTTTGAACACATCTCTGATTTTAGGATAGGTTTTATTTTTGCAGAAAGAAGTGGTAGAAAAATCACATGAATAGGATCGGCTGTAGTATCTTACCGATAAGTGTCCTCTGGATACACCCTGCTGACATAGTCCTGTAGTTCCATGTAAGCTTTCTCTTGAAACCGCTCAATCTGAAGACTACTGTCCACCCCAGCATAATCTAACACAAACACAATATCACAGAACTGCATCCACCTTTTGTCTTCTCcttgatttttatatatatatatatatatataatattgccaTTTACCTGGGCTAAAGAGGACAGTGGCTTTGAGGTAGGCATACTCATAGGCATCAGGGCTCACACGACTCATGCTGTTGCAAAACTCCTGCATTCGCCAAATGTGCTCCATCACTTGTTTTACTCGCTCTGCAGAGAGtttttctaacacacacacacacacacacacacacacacacacacacacacacacacacacacacacacacacacacacacacacacacacacacttgaaaaTCCCATATTGCAGTGTGAGCTGGAAAAGTGTATTGCACTGAAACATTCCTACCTTCCTCCAAACTGCTCTGGAGGTGGCTGACGATGGCTGTGAGGATGGTCTCCACGTTCATGATTTGAGCACACTGAGCCAGGCCTAAAGCAAACAGCTCATTCCAGCAAGCCTTTATTAATGTGATCCCATTGTCTGGCCTAGAGAAAGTCAGGTGGCAAGGAGGGGAAATTTCAGTAGATGGAGCAGAAGACCAGGAAATGGAAAAATATGTACAAGTACCCAAAAACACTCCAGTAAGCTCACCCAAGGGCCTGGAAGGCAGGTATGGAGCGTGCCCAGTGCATGGAGAGAAACAGCAGACGAGAAGCTGACTCACAGATGTAGTTCAGATTCAGAAACTCCGGCATGGGCAAGGGCATCATCAGCTACAAATACAAGCACGTGCACAGATTCCATTAAACACACTTCACAGCTATATGACCATATGTTAAGGTCCAGCTGTCTCTTTTGTGAGCCTCCTTTCAccttgttcttcaatggtcaggaccccacaggaccaccacaaagCAGGTACTATTTGGGtgttgggtcattctcagcactgcagtgacactgacatggtggtggtgtgttagtagccTGTGTTAcgctggtacaagtggatcagacacagcagtgctgcaggaGTTTTTAAACCCCTCAGTGGATACAGTGTCCTGTGCGCAgtgtcctgtgagcactgatgcaGGACTAGGGGATGACCAACAAACTTTGCAGCAACATGTTTAAAAACCattgtccatctgtttctctgaagtATGCATAGAAACAAATGGACTACAGtgtgtaattatagaactacaaagtagtgttaatgttatggctgatcggtataCATAGCGTTTGCTTTGTTTATGTGTGGAGGATTCACAAAACATGCGACCGCTGACCTTAAAGGGAACATGCATCTCAGACAGCAGTGGCCCATCCAGCTCCAGAAGAGCAGCACTCTGCTCCTCAGCAACATTGCCCTCCACAGTCTCTCCACCAGCCTCCTCTGGCTGCAGAACCTTGGTTAGTGTATCAAAAGCCCTGCATGGACAGATCGGCAATGACATTTTATTTACCCGTTTTAGAGACAATCCTCACTacctttttttacttctattaaaaGGTTCATTTTACTCTTTAACATACACAGTTTCATTTGACAACATGGTAAAGCACTTTCAACTGTTTATTATTGAAAATGTATGTTGTtatagtaacaataataatattagagcAGGGCCCATCTCTGCACTTACTGAGTGATCTCACTGGAATTCTGCTCGTCTGGTTGGACATCGGTCATGGAGCTGTCTTCATTGCTCATGGTGTCCATTCCTGATAGGTCAGTGCTGCTGTCTGTCACCTCACGGTTCTTGTTTATTTGGGCAAGAGACGTGACCACATTGGCCAGAGTGCTCAGATCACCCTGACAGGCATCATTCTGGCAAAGGACACAGATAACGTTACTTATGCTGCAAAGAAGAACACTGGAGAATATGAAAATTATGATACTATTTTTATTCTAAAAATTGACAACAGACCATTTTATCCATTATAATATATTCTGGTCAAAAACTGAAACAGACTCCAGTCATTGTAGATAAACAGTGTTTATTAGTAGGATTCCCATTAGCTGCCATCTCAAAAGCCACTATTCTTCCTGGGGTCCATTGTTTGATTGACTGATATGAGTGTCAGCTGTAAAACATTTTCCAGTTCTCACCACCACATTTCTTCTGCACATGTATACAGCAGAAACATGtacaaacatatataaacattaaaatacttaaaatatataataaacataaaattatCAGTTCTAGTAAGTTTGCTATTATGCTGTGGAACCTTAACATCAGTCTTCCTATAAGGTTGTATAGCATCAGGCCAAACATTATAAATTCATAAACCTAATTTACAGCTTCTatccccaagccatcagacttctaaACACTAAAGGACTGAGCTGAGATCCCTGCTCACCTCAtgcacactcgcacacacacatccttctTCTTATGCCCgtacacacacatctctattgaTGCCTACTTGCACACCTATCTGGATACTTGCTGCTAAATACTGTATTCAAAAGAGCTGTTCTCTTCTGTCTCAGAAGCTGTTGTGTTCACATATGTTATAAGCTGACTGTGTATAGCTATGTCATAGCACATTACATACCTATGCACCGTATTCCCACCACACACATTAGGTACTGTGTCGGCATGgcactgtcctgtctgtttactgtgtctAATGTCACTACACCTATTATACACTTGACCATATATCACACACTTTGTAATGTTCATTTTAGCACCAAACAAGGGTCGGTTTTACCTGGTCTGGTGAGGAAGGGATGAAGATTGTGTTGTCTAGTTTGGAGAGAGATTGCTGAATGTTCAGGAGCATGTTGGTGTCTAGCAGACTGGCAGACCTGTGGACAACAGCAGGAAAACATTAAGATACCTGAAGCATTTCTTCAAACACATGTGAACAGATCttcacctgcacacacacctgGCTGTCTCTTTGTCATTGACAAAGGTAGGCATGGCTGCTAGAGGGCTGCAGAGGTTTTTCCGGATGTAGATTTTCTCAATGGAGGGGGCACAGTTAGCTGGCTTCTCCCTGGACACCTCCACTGGCTTCCTCTCACACTGCACAGCTAAAAGATACACAGACATGCTAAGCCTTCAAAACAGGATTATAAGAATAAACAATAAACGTGCAGCACACTTCTAAACATATAAAAGGAGTGAGACGTGATTGTATCAAAGTAGTAGAgattggagtgtgtgtttgagtaaaTGATCTGCTGAGCTGGAAAcccaagagcgagagagaaaaagtgcAGAAAGGGTCTGTATACATTTATAGACATTGATGATGCTCATATTGGGGGGGGAAAGGTTCATGTTAcattataatgtattattatattattaaaatattgatatatacaAGAAGAAGCACTAAGATTGTATGGCTTTTattgtttaattgttttttttgcccatagaaaatgaatgtgatgtgtgtgtgcgtgtgtgtacacTTGTGATTTTCCGGTAAGAGTCACAAAATTAATCCTTTGCCAAATACTGCATCAAAAGCTTTATTGTTTTAGTATGTAGTactgtccatatatatatatatatatatatatatatatatatatatatatatatatatatatatatatatatatatatataaatataagtggCAGATATTTGAACAGTACTGCATATCCAACACTTGGATCAGTGCTATAAATTGCAGGAATGCCAGCAACTACCTGTCCCAAAAATGGATACCGATCTTAACAAGctttgtgtatttttgtatgGACAAGTACAAACTGCAACTATGGACAGGCTTATTAATCATGGTAGCACTGTGATAGGCCCAAAGTGAGAAAAAATGTTGAAGCCATGATGGCTTGATTAGCTGATTCATTAAACAGCCGTTGATGTATTAACTGATGTGATACCTCCCAAAAGGGTGGATATGTGATAGACTTACAGTCCTGTTTCATGCCGAGGGCCATGCAGCGCTGCAGTCTGCAGTACTGGCAGCGGTTACGATGATGCTTATtgatcacacactctcctgagCCACGGCACGTGTACACAAGATTCTTCCGAATACTCCTCTTGAAGAAGCCTTTACATCCCTCGCAGCTAACTGCCCCATAGTGACGACCTgcaagagatagagagagagagagagagaaataaatgaacaactcattatattatattattaactgCAATGAGAATCATATGTATCCACATTGTGTGGGCCTGAACTGAACCAGCtaggagttgttgtttttttttagcttaaaTAATTGCTTGGTAATACAGCATGTGTATATGTACCTGTTTATGTAACCGGTATTTGTGTCGCACAGCAATAGTGATTTTTCCTTTTAGCAGTATTGGTAGATAGTGGACTGACTGATATCCTACAGTGCAGATCTTTTTCGGAGTACTTTAAATTGCTTTGAAAAAACAGTTAcataaaaactttttagaaaagACAACCTGCGTCTCTGCTTCTGTTCCCTTTTCCCCTTTGAATATGGCTTCAGATATACACACAGGGGACAAACATACTTATTAATGTCAACTAGTCAAGGTGTGTGTAATACTCGCTTACCAGAGGCCTTGTCTCCGCACACAACACAATACTCTACAATAGGTTTAAGGGGACTTTGTTCTGGGCTCTCTGTGACAAACTGGGGGGAATAAACACAAAAGTAGAGATATTAAATTATAGGTTATAcatggtaatttatctacgcaACTCTTCATGTGGTTCTCTACTTACTACAATAAAGGCTGTGCCAGGTGGTCACCAAAACAAATCTCCCAAACATATGTTCTACTGGATTTGCCTTAAGAGGATTCGTTTTCCAACGGAATCAGCATTTTGTAGTGCACACATCAATGAGGACAAAAATATCAACATTGGTATTGGTTTTATGAGATTATTAGAATAAGAATATTGATGACAATGGCTACAGTTTAGCACTGGGACAATCATAATTATACTACTGCACTACTCAGAACCCATACAGtcacacaaaattaaaaaacaaaaacaactaaaaaacactcatttatacacacacaaattatatatatatatatatatatatatatatatatatatatatatatatatatatatatatatatatatatatatatatattaaaaaaggaatattaaaaatgtaaatatcagtttatttcatatttaagttAAGAAGTATCTGATATTTCTTATATAGCCTAcacataataatatttaaagtaTTTGGCTTTAGATAATGTCCCTTTGATAATGGGATAAATACTATATTTTAGCTCAACAGCGCAGCATCACCTTACTATTCTGCTCAATAAATACATCTTTAAATATCAGTCTGAAATACCAGTTTGGGTGCAAAACACGGCTGCCATAACAAATGCTATAATGAATGTacatttcattaataaaaattattgttaaaaaataaaaatattgttgtATTCCTCAGCcgtttttcatatatataaagTTGCCCTTTCACACATGAAGTGTACTGGTGAACGTATCTTACCTGTATCTGCTGACCAGCCAGTTCTGGTGATGTGAAAAGCAGTTGATTGACAGCTGAGCCATCAGCAGATGTGAGAATGACTTTTCCTGGTGAGGACTCGTGCTTCAGGAGCAGTTTATCTTGGCTGGGGTAATCTACGTTGGCTAATATAAACTGCTGCTTGCCGGTGCCCGCCTGGTCATATGCTGTTACTATCTGTACCTTTTGGCCCAACTGCTGATCTGTCACAatctaacatacacacacacatacacacatattcacatTAGTACTTAAGGAATCACAATTGctgaagaaataatgaataagttaaatatcatattattaaatattacctGTAGGCCTCCATCTGCTGACACCAACTGAATTCTGGGACTTTCTCCCGCCATGGTACCTTTTTTGGCTCAAATACCACTCCCCATGAGATACATGCATGTACACACGTCCACACGCCTAACACAGacaacacaaatacagacaTCAGATTCACAATGACTGTAACACTGGATCTACGTccataaacattattattatattgctgCATACCATTATAgcatacaccatatggacaaaagtattgggtcaccTGCCACTTATTGAGCAGGCAGTGCCCTGTCAGTACCTGTTCCTATAGTGTACTACTATGTTATGCTTCAGGAAAAATCGATCtatgttcattgtttctttctaaatcatgggtattattaaaaaaatttatcctgcttttgttggagtaactgtctctactggacaggggcctttctattagattctggagcaccgcatttagtgacaagagcattagtgagacaaggatgctggatgatccccaccccacctcatccacaacaccccaacagtactggatggagcaccttcattccacagctctgcagctcaaagctggggggctttatatccctccagcccccacctggcattaggcatggtgccaataggttcatgtttagtgCTATTCTATCTGCAATAcaactctacagggactagacaagctgtctgtgtgcatttgcacatctgtgccaggaAAGGGTGCAACTTGAGGCGgttgaatgaattcattagaaggggtgtccacaaacatatggacatacaATGCATATACCATTACAGaactaaatatttatatatacacatcataGGCCTGTTGCCCAGACCCAACAACTATATATCCAacatttgtagacacctgctccacaaacatttcttctgcaatcaagagtattaatagGGTGTTGGCCCCTTTTGCTGTAGCAACAGCCTGTACTCTTCTGGATACAGGATATGATTATATTCAGCCATGAGAGCATCAgcgaggtcaggtactgatgttggatgatgctACGGTGAGTTTGTACCCCCCTAGCACTTGAAATTACCTTACCTCAGGGATAATTTGCAAATCTACACTGGACAGATGTTTAGTTCTGACTGATATTTTAACCCTATATTTGCTGACATTGGTTGCACTCCTAACAGACATAATTCTATGGTTATGCATGGCTACTGGAATTCCTgattttttcagattttactgcatttgtaactttatataaataaatgaaatttctATTATCTTCCCTTAAATGTGCTGTAATGCATTTTCGAAATATCTGAAAGATTATCCACATATGAAAAAGCATATATACAAAACAGTGTGTATAAGCCTCAATTCCCATATTGGTGCATCCAAGTTTAGATACAGTATATAGGTCAGGACCTCCTacagcaggtattatttgggtggtggatcattctcagcactgcagtgacactgaccatgttggtgttaatgttagtgtgtgttgtgctgttatGAGTGGATCAGCTGTGCAGCGCTGCTGGAGATTcagtccactcactgtccactctattaggcacgcctacctagttggtccagatgtaaagtcagagacagcaGCTCTtatgttgctgcacagtttgtgtagGTCATCCTCTAGCCcgtcatcagtgctcacaggacgaTGTTGGCTAGAAAtgtctggttggtggactattctcagtccagcagcgaAGCTGTGGTGttaaaaaactccagcagcactgctgtgtctgatccactcgtaccagcaatacacacactactaacacaccaccaccatgtcagtgtcactgcagagctgggaatgacccaccacccaaaaagaaggtcctgtggagtcctgagcattgaagaacagggtgaaaggaggctaaaaaCAAAGTACGcagtgaagcagatggacacagtctgGAGTTGTAGAACTACACTGTGCTCCTATATGGCAAAAAGAGCTGATAAAAtagacagtgagtgtagaaacaaagagaggtggttttaatgaagtggctgatcagtgtatattacaTGCTGTCAATGTGTGTAACAATACAGATCTGAGTAAAACAGACACAAGACAGCTGACAGCCAAGCTCCACTCCCGGTCTCTGTTTCAGGCTGGGTTAGCTTAGCATacgctggctggctagctagccTAGCACTTGGCTGACGATTTAATTTAGCTAAATAACTCTCAGCATTTTCTCCTGTTTATCCAAACAGAATACAATATGGCACACAGAGAAATAAAAGCCTGTGGAAATGATTACTTTGATACGGAAAATAGACCGAGCTTGTCTTCACCCAGGGTTGGGTGAAAGGTCAACATTGAAGGGTTAAAGCAGCGCTTCCACACGGGATTAAACATAGCAAGCTCCCAATCAACAACCACACAAATAATTCGCAGATTTCCTCCTACTGACTTACTCGAACAGCTACCTAAGATACTTACCTACACGACACGAAGCTGTTTTAGGTGCCTAGTTTTTGTTTTATAAGACAAAAGTACCATAACGCTGCGGTTACCGCTGGGACGCGAAGATCAGCAAGGATCCATTAGCCAGCAGTTAGCTGGTTAGCTAGTAGTGCTAGCTTAGCGGAGATGCACCATGCgtttaatattagctatatAAAGCTCATCGGTATGGTTGCACTTTAAAACAGTAGCGGAATTTCTTATAAACGAGCCGTCCACAAATCTGCAGGCTTAGCTTGGATCATTTACTCAGCACAACTGACAAAAatgtggtagctagctagctagctagcgatcTGGCTAACTGTCAGCTAAGCTAGCTAAGATAGCCCACACTAACGCGCTATGGGTGTATTTGAGGTCGCAGGTACAAAACTAATGCTGCTAACCAAGATTTAATGTAGCTAATGCAATGTCTGACTTATAAACTATTAAAATTAAGTTGTCTTTCTAATATAACTGAGCTGAGCTACCTAGCTATCCTAGCTACCAGGTAACAAGACAACTGACAGCGACGTTAGCACTagctattagctagctaactcccGTTAGCTTAGGCAGCCTATCGCGACTGTGTCATTTATCTTTAATAGCTGACCACTATATCTGGaacttattaaaatattaaaaactgtAACTCAATGCTGGCTGATCGCGTAATCAGCACGGTCTAACCCAGTAACTAACCAGTAAACCCCAGTACGTGCTATCGTTAGCTTAGCCAACCCTGGAAGGTACCTATAAGAGGCCGGCTGTTTTCAGTGCGTTCAGCTGTAAATTGTGAGCCGCTGGAAACGCCACGTCCGCCAGTGAATAGGCAGTGCATAGTAAAAATAAATCCTTACCGTGTCACGATGGTTTATCCCCTTAACAGAAgtgtttttagtgttttataAAACTGATTTCAGTTCGGCTCAGGTCAGAGTTCGCGACCTGGATCTGCCCAACACGCTGGGGAGCGATCATGCGCAGAAGCAGCTTGGAGGAATGGGGTAGTATAAGAGTTGTGATGAAATGACACGacagaatataatttttttacttCTCTGTCCGTAGGCAGGTAGTGCTGGTGGTCAAAATGAGCTTCCTGATATCTTCCAAGTACACCACGATGGTAACAATTGCAGAACTGAAGTcagctttattttttagagcagatttcaagtgcttttattgtcacTATTCTTCTACACTTGCACAGTACAGTGGAAATCTTGTATTGTATGTATGCCAGCTTGGAAAGCTGAGGTCAAAGCACAGGTTTAGCCAAGCTATGGCACCCCTGAAGCAGATAGCGTTAAGGGTCGCCTTCAAGGGCCCAATCCTGCCAGCTTAGCaggcctgggtatcgaacccacaaccatgtgataAATAATGTAGTGACCTAATTATTGAGACATCTCTGCCACAAAAGATCACAAAATAAATCACAGACACTtcaaataatagtaaaaatataaaaacaggaAAAGCTGATGGATAAAACAAATATAATGGTAAattaataatatacaatacaaATAACAATTTAGCCATGTCTATAACTAATTTTCTTGgttcttttcactttttttgttcTCACCGAATTGTTCTTTTTTGAAACAAGAGCTGGTCTAATCAGCCAGTGCAGAGTAGTGTTAACATCTGTGACAGTGAACCCAATGCACATTTGAGCTTCCCAGAGCAGAGCAGGGATCTTACAAGGTAAAGTTTTATTAATTGAACTACAATCATTGGAAATAAGAGAATCAATGATAATGAAATCCAAACTGCTACCATAGGCACTAATATAGGGgctgatgtggagcagtggtaccatgttctctggaatgatggtgcgccatccaatacttttagggatgatgtggtcatcatccaacatccaatatttgtaatcaaatcctcacagcaatgctccaaaacagaAAACCAGTAGTcatacaaaagcaggataaactcttttttaatacccttggttttgaAAGAAAACGGCAGAATgggcaggcgtcccaatacttttgtccacattgtgtAATTAATCATGTAACAAAGTGTGATTTGGTGTTTTTACGTCTGTagaaacataaatacataaacaggcAGGAACAGCAAATGTacttaaaattatttattacagCTGGCACTTTACATCTACATCTGTCATACAAAGGGAAATACATTGGAGTGTTTTTGACTTATGACCCCAACCAGTTGGAAATATGACAAGTGACTAAACAGCAGATAAAATCCCCAAGTCTTTGTGGCAATTCAGTGTGCAGTGCACTTGGGCATTTTGTCCCATTAAACCAAACATAATCTTCCCAACGTAACGCCATGACACAGCACATTATCCTACATTACAATGAGTGCAGTATggagtacacacacaaacacaaacctgAACATATGAAACTATGAATGGGTAATACTGTGGAAGTATGAACAAAACGTCTGAAATTTAGTTGGACACAATTTGTttaactcaaaaacacaacatggTTTTACTGTAATCCCAAAAAACAAGGTGCACAAGTCAATTTAACCTGTAAAGAAACTAATGTGTTAATTTCCCTGATAACAGAGCTAACAGTTTTCACTGAGCTGGGTGTTTATTCACAGCTTAGAATGCTATGATGTGTATTACATTATATAGTGCTTAGTCAGCTGAAAACTGTAATACTTTGTTAAATTATAAAATCATTCAATTCATTCCAGGAGACTAAACATCGTTTTTAAATACACCTGCATTATATTACCATGTACAGCATATTTACACTTATATCCAGTTATTCCCAGTAAAATagatcaatatttttttttttactgtgagtCCTACTTTGTACAAAagagaagataaaaaaagatgTTTTAAAATACTAAACGTACTATAAAAACGTGGCATCTTTCAGTTTAAAGGCTTAGAGCGACCAAACATGCCAACATGGCCAACAACGCATGGAAGCTAGTTGACCTTAATTAGCACGACTCCATTAGCTTTTACTATTCGCTTTCATtcattgttagcaacattagcatttttggctaAACTAGTCCTTTTAAACGAAAAACTACTGGCTTTCACAGCAGCATCCCACATCTCCCACAATGACCGCAGCAGGCGTCGCTTACACCAGTTCTGCCACAGACAGCATATAGAGGCACCAAACATTCCTCCTCTCACACTTGCTCGTGCACGTCCACACCTGACCCTTGATCACACCTGTGACCTGTTCATATAAGCTTAGGTTACCAGGCAACCTAAAACAGCTTTAACTGGACCTCTCCTGTCACTTGCTCCTTACTACTTACACCCATCCTCACATATCAAGAACATCACACTGGATGTTACTGGTAAGCTCAAGAACATCCAGCGTTCTGGAGGCTTTTTTGTGCTTAGGATTTCAGACTTCTAATGAGAAATCCCCTTTGAATCCCATTCAAATCA contains:
- the nr2c1 gene encoding nuclear receptor subfamily 2 group C member 1 is translated as MAGESPRIQLVSADGGLQIVTDQQLGQKVQIVTAYDQAGTGKQQFILANVDYPSQDKLLLKHESSPGKVILTSADGSAVNQLLFTSPELAGQQIQFVTESPEQSPLKPIVEYCVVCGDKASGRHYGAVSCEGCKGFFKRSIRKNLVYTCRGSGECVINKHHRNRCQYCRLQRCMALGMKQDSVQCERKPVEVSREKPANCAPSIEKIYIRKNLCSPLAAMPTFVNDKETARSASLLDTNMLLNIQQSLSKLDNTIFIPSSPDQNDACQGDLSTLANVVTSLAQINKNREVTDSSTDLSGMDTMSNEDSSMTDVQPDEQNSSEITQAFDTLTKVLQPEEAGGETVEGNVAEEQSAALLELDGPLLSEMHVPFKLMMPLPMPEFLNLNYICESASRLLFLSMHWARSIPAFQALGPDNGITLIKACWNELFALGLAQCAQIMNVETILTAIVSHLQSSLEEEKLSAERVKQVMEHIWRMQEFCNSMSRVSPDAYEYAYLKATVLFSPDYAGVDSSLQIERFQEKAYMELQDYVSRVYPEDTYRLSKLLLRLPALRLMSAAITEELFFAGLIGNVQIDSIIPYILKMDSTDYNSQSVSVTE